One segment of Thermosynechococcus sp. HN-54 DNA contains the following:
- a CDS encoding DNA-3-methyladenine glycosylase, protein MDAVRIELDNCLPLEWFGRPAPVVAQELLGCILVRQQANGQIYRGRIVETEAYMAGDPACHGYRRQTARNAPMFAAPGTIYVYQIYGIHHCLNIASDRPNFASAVLIRALEMISPPLPPRSAAGPGKLCQVLGIDRRLSGLMLGQESGLWLEKPPQPLTDPVVQTTRIGISQGQEIPWRWYVQGNAAVSRYS, encoded by the coding sequence TTGGACGCGGTTCGCATTGAGCTAGATAACTGTCTGCCTCTTGAGTGGTTTGGCCGCCCTGCCCCTGTGGTGGCTCAAGAATTGCTGGGGTGTATTCTCGTGCGCCAGCAGGCCAATGGTCAAATTTACCGCGGCCGTATTGTGGAAACCGAGGCCTATATGGCCGGCGATCCTGCTTGCCATGGCTACCGCCGCCAAACCGCTCGCAATGCTCCCATGTTTGCAGCACCAGGCACGATTTATGTCTATCAAATCTATGGCATTCACCACTGCTTGAATATCGCGAGCGATCGCCCCAACTTTGCCAGTGCCGTTCTCATCCGTGCCCTTGAGATGATCAGCCCACCCTTGCCCCCCCGCAGTGCTGCTGGTCCAGGAAAGCTCTGCCAAGTCTTAGGGATCGATCGCCGGCTTTCGGGGTTAATGCTAGGGCAAGAGAGCGGCCTCTGGTTAGAAAAGCCGCCCCAACCCCTGACAGACCCTGTGGTACAAACCACTCGCATTGGTATTTCCCAAGGGCAGGAGATTCCTTGGCGGTGGTACGTGCAGGGCAACGCTGCCGTCTCTCGCTATTCGTAG